Genomic DNA from Halobaculum sp. CBA1158:
TGCGTTTGAGATCGCTCATTGATATAGTGAATTCCAGACCATATGTGTCACTTAATTCGGTAATATAATAACAAGGCTCGTTTGATCACGGCGGTTACGCCGGTGAGCAACAAAAATCCAGGCATAAACTCTGGTCTCTTTCTGAGTTCACTCAGCAAAACACCGAGGATATCAACTTCCTTTTCACGATTGAATTTTTCCTTGTGCACTCTAGACCGTTCCTCAAAGTTCTTAAGTGATCGAATATATCGCAGTCGTTTCCGTAGGATATCAAGTAATCCCATTCCATCAAGATGATGAGTGATAGTCTCGGACGTGTGTCCAATCGATGCCCCTGTTTGTTTCACTAACTCGTGGAATTCTCTATCCTCTCTATTAAGAAGCTCGGGATTATGGCCATCAACCTCGAAATAAAGTTCTCGGGATAGGAATCGGAGATTCCCAACGCAGTTATACCGGGAGATGTGTTTGTCGACATCCGTACAACGAGCCCAGTAGGTCTTTCCTGTATTTACCTCTGGAACAATGAGTGCATCGTACTGCTGGGCTGCCGTAACGCATTCCTCAATTACTCCCTCTGATAGTTCCATATCAGAATCAACGTGGAACAGCCACGTTCCGTTTGACTGTTTAGCTCCTCGGCGCCGTGCAGCTGCCCTTCCCAAGTCGGTTTCAAGTACGGTTACCTCATATCTATTGCAGATGTTGACTGTACGATCCGTACTGCCGCCATCAACTACGATTATTTCGATATTATCGTACGTTTGTTTATAAATAGATTCGAGACAGACGGCTATCATACTCTGATTATTATATGTCGGAATAACAACTGAAACGAGCGGTCGTACCATAGTATCACTCAAGATAGCCCAGTTCACGGAGTCGTTGTTCTGGAACATCTACCTCGGTAGTAGACTCATGTATTTTCATTGATGATATCTGCCCCAGATATTCTTGTGCTTCGTTCATCGGAAACTGTGGCGTACCCACAGTTTGGGTCCCGTCGAGAAATCCGGAAAGAACATCCAGCGCATGGTTGCGGCGGAAGGCTGATTTTGGTCCGGTTAACAAGGAATAAATAGCGGCACTCACCCGCGTTGGCAGATTTGATTTGGGAAAAATAAAACCTCCTGTTGGACCAAACACCGCGTCGTAGGATAGTGACAGTGTCGGAAAAATAGTACTCTGTTCAAATGCGTGTTTCCGATAGAAACTAGCACCCAATGAAGCAGGTCTCTCTATGGTTAACGCACACCCTGGCAGTTCTTCGGGTATATTCAAGTTGACATCAGCCGCATCTACAATTGTTGGTAATATATCAATTTGTCTAACGATTTCATCGGCTACTGATCGACTTGGTAACGACGGGTGGATGAAGACACAAGGGGTTTCGACAAGTCGTCGGTGAATTGGTCCATTATGGCCGACTGTTCCCATCTCGCCGAGAAGTTCACCGTGGTCACTAGTGTATATGATTAGGGTTTCCTCGGCCAATCCACGGTCTCTCAGGGTGGCTACTTGCGATAAAAAATGGTCGGCATCCTTCCGAACCGCGGTCGCATACTCACTAGCAAGGACATCTCGGGTGGCGTTCTTCCGGTCACGAAAATATTCTGAGGCATCCCCTTTGAACTCTCCGTAGGGCGCATGCCCACCCGGCCCACGTTCCAACACAATAAACGGTGAGGTGATTGTCTCGAGCAGATCCGACGGCGAATCATCAGTATTGAGTGTCGTCGCTAGGATGCTGTCTGTTGCGGGATTCGTATTGAAAGGTGGGTGGTTAATAGTGTTACAAAACGCAGTATCATGAGATGTGGCCGAAAATAGATGTGGGAGTTCGATACTAATCTGGTCGGTGAAATCTGCAACCTTGTGTTGGGGATACAAAACTCCCGAGATGATTGTGGAAAATGCCGTAGGTGAATGGATGCTTCCAGCGATACATTTAGTGCTGACACCCATATTTGCGATTCGGTCTGGGAGATAATCGTACCGAACGCCGTCACCGACATAGAGGAAAACGTTTCGTATTGAAGAGGTATCCAGCTTCTCTAACAGCATATTAGCCCCATCCGTTGATGCCCGATTAATAGTTTCGATAATACGAGTTGATAGGTACAACCCTCGATGTCTAAGATGACGTACTGTTGTAGAGCTAATGACTAGTACTCCCCAACTGGGCTGGGAACTATCATTTTGATAATATAAACAGGGGGTAAGAGGGCCCGCATTATTAATAAATTTCCCGATACAATTTCATATATTGGTCAATAATAGATTCCCACTGGTAGTCAGCCATCGCTTTTTTTCGTGCTTTTTTCCCCATTTTTGATGTGGTTTCTCTCTCACTAACGAATTGCCGAAGTAAGTCTGCCAACTGTGTATAATTCTCGAAAAATTCGCCTGTTTCACCTTCCTCAACAAGGTCAAGAGCAACTCCTGTTTTTGTTGAGAAAATGGGTAACTCAGCAAATGCTGCTTCCAACGTAGCTTGACCAAAGTTCTCATAGTGAGTCGGATTCACGAAGATATCTGCCTTTCTAAATTCTCTTATCAAATCATCGCCGTATTTTGGTCCAGTAAATGTGACGATATCAGAGATCCCTAACTTCTCCACCTTTTCCTGTAATTCCGAAAGATAATCACCACGTGAAGCACCAGATAAAGTACTATCACCACCGACGATACGAACTTCAAGTTGTATATTTGAATATTCGTTTGCAGCTTCAAGTAGCAATTCAATATTTCTACGAGGGGCAAGTCGTCCTACAAATAAGGCCGTGAAATCACTTCTGGTAGTTTTTTCGAATTTCGCGTATTTCTCAGGATCTTTCCCAACAGGGATTGTGAATATTTTGCCTTTTTTTATACCAAATTCTGTCACTTCATTATATTCCTGATTAGACGAAACAACTACGGCATCCGCGTTTTTAAGGGTATGTTTGAAAACCCCATCATATAATCTATATTGGACATCTCTTTCAACCGTTGGGTCACGAAACATGCTTCCCAGCGAGCCATGCATATGAATGACGAGCGGCTTATTGAAGAGCAACTTAGCGATGGGATAGGCTAAGTCTTTTAGGAAATTGTGGTAGGTATGTGCATGTATAATATCATACTCTTTCTGGAAGAGATCGGTGACTACTCCTGGAGCTATCCAATACTGATCTACCGAAAAGACTGTTTTCCGGCGCGTAATATTAAAAGGAAAATCAGAATCCTCACTAATTCCGGGAGGATACCCCGGTGCTTCATCAGGTACTCGATCACTACAGAGGATTGGAGAGTTCCAGCCCCGATTAACTAATCCTTCAGATATCCGATATGCTTGATACGCCGGCCCAGTTACGTGTGGATAGAATGAAGGGATTAACCTAAGGACATCCATCAACCTGAGTTTAAATACGATAACGTATATTCGTTTTGCGTCAGTAGTTCAGAGGTCTTCGTAAAGAAGGCCTATTGAGAACGACGTATTCGCCCGTCTCGACGAATTGAACATCGAAGCCAAGTGTTTGCAGGGCGACATAGAAACAGACGTAGAAGAGCGTATTGGAGACCTATGGTATCTGTAGTTGGCCTATAAGATAGCAAGATTGTTAATAGTGACCGCTCACTCAAACATATGGTTGATTGGAACGACCGGCGTGTTTTAGTAACGGGAGGAGCCGGTTTCATTGGCTCATTCCTGACTGAGGACCTCCTTGATCGGGGCGCCGATGTCGTTGTCGCTGACAACTTCTCGCGGGGTGATTTTGAGAAAATTGCTCACCTCCAAGATGAGATTGAACTCAGACCTGTTGACCTCACAACTCACAAGGGTTGTATCGAAGCAACAGAGAGCGTTGACGATGTCTTCCACTTAGCAGCTACAGTAGGCGGGATTCATTACATTCAGCGTGAGAACGTTCACGGGCTCACCCCGAGCGTCCTCATGAACCAGCACATGCTGGAAGCCGCTCGAGTCAACGACGTAGAACGCTTTATTTTTGCCTCTAGTGCGTGTATCTACCGCCAGCAACACGACGACCTCAATCGTTTCTCTGAAGATCAGGCTATTCCGGCGAACCCTCATTCGACGTACGGCTGGGCCAAAATCCTCGGCGAAGTCGCGTGTGACGCCTACCACACCGACACAGAGACCGACACGGGCGCCGTCCGTATTTTCAACTGCTATGGTCCCCGCGAAAGCCTCGATCCGGACAGCAGTCACGTCATCCCCTCGTTGTGTAGAAAGGCCATCGAGGCAGAAGACGGTGATTCGATAGAACTCTTCGGCGACGGAACACAGGAACGTGGATTCATCTACGTTACCGACTTGGCCGAGGGCATGATTCGAGCGATGGAGGAGAAGACTGACGGGGAACCCGTCAACCTCGGAAATGGCGATGAGGTCGTCACGATCAATGAACTCGCCGAGACAATCATCGACATTAGCGGCAAGGACCTCGAAATCAAACACGACTTATCGAAGCCGACGGGGACCGACAAGTACGCCATCGACGATACGAACATGAAGGCTGAGCTCGACTGGGAACCGAGTGTCTCGCTAGAGGAAGGGCTCCGCGAGGTCTACGACTGGGCAGAGGGGGAACTCGAAGGGCCTAAGCGGGAAGCGGTCAGCAGTTGAGGTACTGAATGAGTTGGGACGGCAAACGCGTACTCGTTACTGGCGGCGCATCGTTCATTGGGTCACACCTCGTCGAGGATCTTGTGGCTGAAGGGGCGAATGTCCGTGTTGCTGACGACTTCTCCAGCGGAGAATACGAAAATCTGGAGCCCGTCAAGGACGAAATCCAAATTCTCACCGGGAACCTCAAGCACCGAGATTTCGCTAACGAGGCGACTGAGGAAATAGATACGGTCTTCCACCTCGCGGCGGACCACGGCGGCAGAGGGTACATCTCGCAGTATCCCGCGAACTGCGCCACGAACATGGCGCTGGACAATATTGTTTACGAGGCTGCCGCCAAGAACGGAGTT
This window encodes:
- a CDS encoding glycosyltransferase gives rise to the protein MFQNNDSVNWAILSDTMVRPLVSVVIPTYNNQSMIAVCLESIYKQTYDNIEIIVVDGGSTDRTVNICNRYEVTVLETDLGRAAARRRGAKQSNGTWLFHVDSDMELSEGVIEECVTAAQQYDALIVPEVNTGKTYWARCTDVDKHISRYNCVGNLRFLSRELYFEVDGHNPELLNREDREFHELVKQTGASIGHTSETITHHLDGMGLLDILRKRLRYIRSLKNFEERSRVHKEKFNREKEVDILGVLLSELRKRPEFMPGFLLLTGVTAVIKRALLLYYRIK
- a CDS encoding sulfatase-like hydrolase/transferase, with the translated sequence MLLEKLDTSSIRNVFLYVGDGVRYDYLPDRIANMGVSTKCIAGSIHSPTAFSTIISGVLYPQHKVADFTDQISIELPHLFSATSHDTAFCNTINHPPFNTNPATDSILATTLNTDDSPSDLLETITSPFIVLERGPGGHAPYGEFKGDASEYFRDRKNATRDVLASEYATAVRKDADHFLSQVATLRDRGLAEETLIIYTSDHGELLGEMGTVGHNGPIHRRLVETPCVFIHPSLPSRSVADEIVRQIDILPTIVDAADVNLNIPEELPGCALTIERPASLGASFYRKHAFEQSTIFPTLSLSYDAVFGPTGGFIFPKSNLPTRVSAAIYSLLTGPKSAFRRNHALDVLSGFLDGTQTVGTPQFPMNEAQEYLGQISSMKIHESTTEVDVPEQRLRELGYLE
- a CDS encoding NAD-dependent epimerase/dehydratase family protein yields the protein MVDWNDRRVLVTGGAGFIGSFLTEDLLDRGADVVVADNFSRGDFEKIAHLQDEIELRPVDLTTHKGCIEATESVDDVFHLAATVGGIHYIQRENVHGLTPSVLMNQHMLEAARVNDVERFIFASSACIYRQQHDDLNRFSEDQAIPANPHSTYGWAKILGEVACDAYHTDTETDTGAVRIFNCYGPRESLDPDSSHVIPSLCRKAIEAEDGDSIELFGDGTQERGFIYVTDLAEGMIRAMEEKTDGEPVNLGNGDEVVTINELAETIIDISGKDLEIKHDLSKPTGTDKYAIDDTNMKAELDWEPSVSLEEGLREVYDWAEGELEGPKREAVSS
- a CDS encoding glycosyltransferase family 4 protein — protein: MDVLRLIPSFYPHVTGPAYQAYRISEGLVNRGWNSPILCSDRVPDEAPGYPPGISEDSDFPFNITRRKTVFSVDQYWIAPGVVTDLFQKEYDIIHAHTYHNFLKDLAYPIAKLLFNKPLVIHMHGSLGSMFRDPTVERDVQYRLYDGVFKHTLKNADAVVVSSNQEYNEVTEFGIKKGKIFTIPVGKDPEKYAKFEKTTRSDFTALFVGRLAPRRNIELLLEAANEYSNIQLEVRIVGGDSTLSGASRGDYLSELQEKVEKLGISDIVTFTGPKYGDDLIREFRKADIFVNPTHYENFGQATLEAAFAELPIFSTKTGVALDLVEEGETGEFFENYTQLADLLRQFVSERETTSKMGKKARKKAMADYQWESIIDQYMKLYREIY